The Rhodanobacteraceae bacterium genomic sequence ACCCCTGACGCTGGTCGCCGGCAGTGACGGCGCCTATTCGCTGTGGCAGGACAGCTCGCTTCCGTTCCTGCGCGGACGCCTGCTGTTGCAGGGACAGGTCGGCCGGCCTGCCGCGGGCTCGGGCGTGACGATGGTGGTGAAAAGCCTGCAGGCCAATCCGGGCACGCGCTTCCACGTCACCCGCAACTACGAGGTGACCACCATCACCGAGTTGCAGAAATCCGTCAAGGCCAAGCAGACCTCGCAGGATTCCAGCGTCATCGCAGTGAGCCTCGACAGCAAGAGCCCGCACCTCGCGGTCGCGATCCTCGACGACATCACCAAGGCTTACCTGGCCCAGAACGTGGGGCGCAATTCGGCGCAGGCATCCAGCAGTCTGGAATTCGTCCGCAAGCAGCTTCCGGTGGTCAAGAAGCAACTGGAAGACGCGCAGGCCAAGCTCAACGCCTACCAGCTCAAGGCGCATTCGGTGGACGTGCCGATGCAGACCCAGAGCCTGCTCACCCGGCTCGACACCATTGACGCCAGCGTCCAGCAACTCGAAACGCAGCGGATCGCGGCCGCGCGCCTGTACACGCCCGAACATCCGGAATACAAGGCCATCGTGTCGCAGATCGCCCAGTTGAACGCGCAGAAGGCCAGCATCGACAAGCAACTGAACACGATGCCCGACACCCAGCGCGAGTTGCTGAACCTCAACGGCAACGTGCAGGTGCTCAACAATACTTACACGGGCTTGCTCAACGAAGCCCAGCAACTGGAACTGGCGCAGGCGGGCACGGTGGGCACCGCGCGGATCGTGGACGAACCCAGCGTCGACATCACCCGTCCCGCCAAGCCGAAGAAGGCATTGACGGTGCTGGGCGGCACCTTCCTGGGCGCGTTCTTTTCGATGGCCTTCGTGTTCGCCAGACAGGTGATGAAGCGCACCGTGGAAGACCCCACCGAGATCAAGCAACTGGGTCTGCAGGTGTACGCATCCATCCCCTGGAGCGACGAGGAGCAGGTGATTTCGCGGCGGCTCGACAAACGGCTCACCCGCCGACGCCCGCACAAGCTGCTGGCGCTGGCTGCGCCGACGGACCTCGCCACCGAAGCGTTGCGGAGCCTGCGCACCAGCCTGACGTTCAACCAGCATGAGGCGAAAAACAACCTGCTGATGGTATGTGGATCGAGTCCGAACGCGGGCAAGACGTTCGTGTCCGCCAATCTCGCGGCGGTGGTGGCGCAAGCCGGGCAGCGGGTGCTGCTGATCGACGCCAACATGCGCGACGGCCAACTGCACAAGGTCTTCGGCGGACGCGCCGAAAACGGCCTGTCCGAACTGATCGCCGGACAAATCCTCGTGGAGGAGGCGGTGCGCCCGGTGCCCGACATCGAGAACCTCGATTACGTGAGCTGCGGCGCGATGCCGCCGAATCCTTCGGATCTGCTGATGCATCCCGAGTTCGGGGCGCTGCTGCGCCGGTGTTCCGCGTACTACGACCTGGTGGTCATCGACAGCCCGCCGATCCTCGCCGTCACGGATGCCGCGGTGATCGGCCGGCACGTCGGCACCTGCCTGCTGGTGGTGCGCTACGGCCTCAACCAGGCCAGCGAGATCGAGCTGGCGAAGGAGCGCCTGATGCAGAGCGGCGTCAACGTGAACGGGGTCATCTTCAACGCCGTCGAAAGGCGCAGCACCGATTACGCCTATGGTTTCTACGACTACCGGGCGGTCTGACCCTCCGCGCGCAGGGATCGGGCGCGACGTCGGTCGTGCATCCCCGCGCGCGCGTCGGCATTCGGATGGCAAGCCGACTGCGGATGGCGCGTGGCTCGACGATCCCGGTTTCCGCGATGCGCTGCTGGAGATGCAGGCGCTGGGGCTGCGCGTCACCGCCGCGCCGCATCCGGGCTCGGTGCCGCATGCCGTGTTGCGTCCGCGCCGTTCGGATCCGAAGCGCTGGCTGGTTCCGCTGCACCCGCATACGGTACGCGTCAATTCACTTGCGCTGATCCAGCCCGTGCGCTTCGCTGCGAGAGCGCTGAAGCACGTCGTGGTGCGCACCGGCGGGTTCGGTCTGCGGGCGTTGGGATCGTCGGGACGCGTGCACGTCTCCGGGATGCCGCGTGCCGCCGAAGCCGTCGGATTGCGCGCCTCGCACGGCGCGTTCTTCACGGGTACGCCCGGCCCGCATCGCAAGATGGTTGCGCAATGGATGGACGGGCGCGGCAACATCCTCGGCTACGCCAAGGTTTCCCGCAGCGCCGCGGCCAGCGCACTGCTGTGGCACGAGGCCTTCGTCATCGGGCAATTGCAGTTGCTGGGCATCCAGTCCGCGTGGCTGCCCGAGGTGCTGTTCCACGGCGCGGTTGGCGACGCGACAGTGCTCGTGACCAGCACGGTCAAGACGCTGCACAGTCCATGCCCGACGCGACTGCGGGCAATGCACGTTGCGTTCCTGAGCGAATTGACGGCGCGCACGGCGTCCACATGGGCCATGCCCTGGGAAGCGCTGCGGGTTGAATGGAACGAGCAAGTCCATCGTCTTGCGGATGCGTTGCCGTCGGCATGGCACAAGCGTTTCGCCGACGCCTTCGCGTTGCTGGCGGAAGCGCCCGTCCTGGTGGAACCGAAGGGACTGGCGCACGGCGATTTCACACCCATCAATACTTTCCAGGAACGTGGACGGCTGTGCGTGTTCGACTGGGAGTATGCGGGCGGCCATTACCCCGCGGATTTCGACCTGGTGCGGTTCCTCGGCTGCCTGCCCGCGTTGCGCAAGCTCCGGCCTGCGCGGCGCGGCGGCGCGATCGCGCGGATTCTGGTGGACGAATTCGGCCGCACGCCGACGGAGGCGCTCCGGCGCGCGATCGCGTTCCTGTGCGCCTACGCCTTGCGCGGCGCGGTCCGGCAGCCGCGCGTGCCCGGCTCGGAAGTCCGCTGGGAAGACTGCGACAGCCAGGCGCAGATGCTCGATGCGCTGCTGACGCAACGGCCGGGATCGTAAGTGCACGCCGAGGGATGCCCATCGATGGAAGCTGCCGAACAAGCACGTCCCGTTGCCCCGGTGATCGGGTCGCTGCACGACCACGCTTCCGCGATGCGGCTGCTGAAGCGGGGCGCTTCCGGCGCATTCATGGTTTCCGTTGGCGGCACCGCACTGGGATTCCTGTCCAATCTGGTCATCGCCCGACTCACCGGCCGCGAGGAATACGGCATCTATGCGCTGATGTTCAGTTGGGTGAGCATGCTGGCCGTCGTCGCCCAGGCCGGCCAGGACATCAGCATCGTCCGGTTCATGCCGACCTACATCCGCGAGGGTGCGTGGGGCGAAATCCGCGGCCTGCGCCGGGGCGTCGGCGCGCTGGTGCTGGCGATCAGCACCGCGGTGGCCATCCTCGGCTGCGTGGTGGTGCACGTGGTGGGCGCGCGACACGACGCGACCTGGCGCAACACCTTTTACATCGGGTTCGCGCTGCTGCCGGTGCTGACCCAGTTGCAGCAGAGCGGCGCGTTGCATCGCGCGTTCAAGCGGCCGGTGGTCGCGGGGCTGTACCAGACCGTCGGCCGCCCCCTGATCCTCATCGTGCTGATGGGTGCGCTCGCCCTGACGATCCGTCGCGTGGATGCACCACTCGTGGCCGCCGCCACCGTGGCATCCGCGATCCTGGCACTCGCCGGCTCGGCCTGGCACCTGTCGCGCGAATGGCCGGGGCAGGGACGTGGGGCGCTGCCGCGCTACGAGATCCGCCGCTGGCTGGTGCTGGGTTCGCAGCTGTCGCTGCTGTCGATCGTGGTGGTCGCCGGCAACCGCCTCGACGTGCTGATCCTCGGCGCGCTGCTGGGCACCGGCGACGTCGGCCCCTACTACGCCGCGGTGCGGATGGCGGGCTTCGCCTTGTTTGCCCAGCAGGCCGTGAACGTCGTGCTCGCGCCGATGATCGCGGAGCGCTACGACGCACGCGACATGCAGGGACTGCGGATCACGGCGATCCGCGCCGCCCGCCTCGGCTTTGCGGGCGCGCTGGCGGTCGGCCTGTTCGCCTCCGCGGTCGGCTATTGGGTGCTCGGATTGTTCGGCCGCGGGTTCGAAGTCGCCTACGTACCGTTGCTGGTGCTGGTGTGGGGCTACTGCGTCACCACGGCGCTGGGCGAAGTCGGTTTCATGCTGTCCATGACCAGGTACCAGAAGCAGGCGGCGCTGTTCGTGCTGGTCGGCATCGTGGTGAACGGCATCGCTGCGGTGTTGCTGATACCGCGCCTGGGCGCGACCGGCGCCGCGATCGGCGCGGTGCTGTCGCTGGTGGTCTGGC encodes the following:
- a CDS encoding Tyrosine-protein kinase, with the protein product MHRMTSTRRLEYPRGAFNEVYALPPPLSTDRGGDEIDLRALLGTLLDHRRLILTVTGLCFVLALAYVFIATPVYEATAMVQVEQAPSIPGINAVAQAVGAANPAADDAVSILTSQSVIKKAVDDLNLNIVVNPYRIPLLGSLVARQYKPAAPGEVAAAWPGLSGYDWGGSRLDVSQLEVPADLYGEPLTLVAGSDGAYSLWQDSSLPFLRGRLLLQGQVGRPAAGSGVTMVVKSLQANPGTRFHVTRNYEVTTITELQKSVKAKQTSQDSSVIAVSLDSKSPHLAVAILDDITKAYLAQNVGRNSAQASSSLEFVRKQLPVVKKQLEDAQAKLNAYQLKAHSVDVPMQTQSLLTRLDTIDASVQQLETQRIAAARLYTPEHPEYKAIVSQIAQLNAQKASIDKQLNTMPDTQRELLNLNGNVQVLNNTYTGLLNEAQQLELAQAGTVGTARIVDEPSVDITRPAKPKKALTVLGGTFLGAFFSMAFVFARQVMKRTVEDPTEIKQLGLQVYASIPWSDEEQVISRRLDKRLTRRRPHKLLALAAPTDLATEALRSLRTSLTFNQHEAKNNLLMVCGSSPNAGKTFVSANLAAVVAQAGQRVLLIDANMRDGQLHKVFGGRAENGLSELIAGQILVEEAVRPVPDIENLDYVSCGAMPPNPSDLLMHPEFGALLRRCSAYYDLVVIDSPPILAVTDAAVIGRHVGTCLLVVRYGLNQASEIELAKERLMQSGVNVNGVIFNAVERRSTDYAYGFYDYRAV